In one window of Temnothorax longispinosus isolate EJ_2023e chromosome 11, Tlon_JGU_v1, whole genome shotgun sequence DNA:
- the Jar gene encoding myosin heavy chain 95F isoform X2, which produces MENQQVWVRDPQEGFIIGKFTDMVDGDALIVPLDPKYPQRTCPLDEVHPAGEYTKDVEDNCALMYLNEATLLNNIRTRYFKDRIYTYVANILIAVNPYYEVKDLYSPRTIKSYQGKSLGETPPHVFAIGDKAFRDMKVLKQSQSIIVSGESGAGKTESTKYLLRYLCDLWGSTAGPIEQRILDATPVLEAFGNAKTKRNNNSSRFGKFMEVHFDAKCQVVGGYISHYLLEKSRVCLQSPDERNYHVFYMMCAGAPADLRAKLGITKPDDFYYLRNGCTQYFCNARSEKRLNEAQKSREQIQKGSLHDPILDDVEGFNAIDQAFTRLGLTDAERMEIYTMVAAVLHLGNITFEDNPEDTKGGCRITADSGKAVTISAKLLGVDPEELRQALVSKVMQTSRGGIKGTVIMVPLKVYEANNARDALSKAIYSKLFDHIVARINKSIPFKASSYYIGVLDIAGFEYFKVNSFEQFCINYCNEKLQQFFNERILKYEQELYARESLNVPKISYVDNQDCIDLIESKNTGIFSLLDEESKLPTHSFAHFTNEVHRAWSGHFRITLPRTSRLKAHRELRDDEGFVIRHYAGGVCYQTNQFIEKNNDALHASLEGLIQESGNKFLRTQFANHSLQKGKLTFISVGSKFKTQLGELMDKLKSNGTNFIRCIKPNSDMVAHQFDGNSIMNQLRCSGMTSVLELMEHGYPSRVPFHELYNMYKSYLPPELAKLDPRFFCEALLHSLKLNQKDFKFGITRVFFKPGKFAEFDRIMRSDPENLRKLVANVKKWLLKSRWNKLQFCALSVIKLKNKIIYRRQHLIVLQKTARMYIAKKQHRPRIRGIMKIKNLRKQLTRMEETASQLKNRERSTQDMKRLDDDLEAAIRKIKNNPRIAPTEIDGLYTSLVNQVNKQMASLQDMVKQQKVAEEQARLRKIQQELELEKKRKEEEERRKREEEVNRRKKLDMEARRKIEEEQRRKQEEEDQKTAAALQAQLEKEAMEESRYRELLEQERRDHELAVRLAQESNGQVEDSPPPIRSGSDVRAPMNNNRLIRSEQVRNQQAAMSNKKYDLSKWKYSELRDAINTSCDIELLEACRHEFHRRLKVYHAWKARNRRRTIMDENERAPKSIMEEAAKTPRTPLKQQIVESSQRYFRIPFVRSSAAGQQENPHGGGKRGWWYAHFDGQYVARQMELHPDKPPILLVAGIDDMQMCELSLDETGLTRKRGAEVLEHEFNREWEKYGGKPYVAPCDRKK; this is translated from the exons ATGGAGAACCAACAGGTGTGGGTCCGTGACCCCCAGGAGGGTTTCATAATCGGGAAATTCACGGACATGGTGGACGGGGACGCCCTGATCGTGCCCCTCGACCCGAAATATCCGCAACGCACCTGTCCGCTGGACGAAGTACATCCTGCCGGCGAATATACCAAAGATGTCGAGGacaatt GTGCCCTGATGTACCTGAACGAGGCCACGCTGCTGAATAATATTCGCACTCGCTACTTCAAGGACAGGATATAC ACTTACGTCGCCAACATTCTGATAGCCGTGAACCCGTATTACGAGGTAAAGGATCTCTACTCGCCGAGGACCATCAAGTCTTATCAGGGAAAGTCCTTGGGTGAAACGCCACCGCACGTCTTCGCCATCG GCGACAAAGCATTCAGAGACATGAAAGTGCTGAAACAATCTCAGAGCATTATCGTATCCGGCGAATCGGGAGCGGGTAAGACCGAGTCGACCAAGTATCTCCTGCGGTACCTCTGCGATCTCTGGGGCTCGACGGCCGGCCCGATCGAACAAAGGATTCTCGATG CGACTCCGGTGTTGGAAGCGTTCGGCAACGCGAAGACAAAGCGCAACAATAACAGTTCGCGTTTCGGCAAGTTCATGGAGGTGCACTTCGACGCCAAGTGCCAGGTGGTCGGCGGGTACATCTCCCACTACTTGCTGGAGAAGTCCAGGGTGTGCCTGCAGAGCCCGGACGAGCGGAACTACCACGTGTTCTACATGATGTGCGCTGGCGCGCCGGCCGATCTGCGCGCGAAATTGGGGATCACCAAGCCGGACGACTTTTATTATCTAAGGAATGGCTGCACCCAATATTTCTGCAACGCGAGATCGGAGAAACGATTGAACGAGGCGCAAAAGAGTCGCGAGCAGATACAGAAGGGCAGCCTCCACGATCCCATTTTGGACGATGTTGAAGGATTCAACGCTATCGATCAG GCGTTTACCCGACTCGGTTTAACGGATGCCGAACGCATGGAGATTTACACGATGGTGGCCGCGGTGCTTCATCTCGGCAACATCACGTTCGAGGACAATCCGGAGGACACGAAGGGCGGCTGCAGAATAACCGCCGACTCCGGAAAAGCGGTGACGATATCCGCAAAGTTACTGGGGGTGGATCCCGAGGAGCTGCGACAAGCTCTGGTCTCGAAAGTGATGCAAACCAGTCGGGGTGGCATTAAAGGAACGGTCATTAT GGTGCCCTTGAAGGTTTACGAAGCCAATAACGCTAGGGACGCCTTGAGCAAGGCTATTTATAGCAAACTGTTTGATCACATTGTCGCGCGGATCAACAAGAGCATACCTTTCAAGGCCTCGAGTTACTACATCGGTGTGTTAGATATCGCAGGATTCG AATACTTTAAGGTCAACAGTTTCGAGCAGTTCTGCATAAACTACTGCAACGAGAAGCTTCAGCAGTTTTTCAACGAGCGGATCTTGAAGTACGAGCAGGAGCTTTACGCCCGAGAGTCCTTGAACGTCCCGAAAATCTCCTACGTCGACAATCAGGATTGCATCG ATTTAATCGAATCGAAGAATACGGGTATCTTCAGCCTGCTGGACGAGGAATCGAAACTGCCGACTCACAGTTTTGCGCATTTCACCAACGAGGTTCATCGCGCATGGAGCGGTCATTTCCGCATCACTTTACCGCGAACGTCACGATTGAAGGCTCATCGAGAATTACGAGACGACGAGGGCTTCGTGATTCGCCATTACGCCGGTGGTGTTTGCTATCAAACG AATCAGTTCATTGAAAAGAACAACGATGCGTTGCACGCCTCTCTGGAAGGGCTCATTCAGGAAAGCGGTAATAAATTCCTCAGGACGCAGTTCGCCAATCATTCGTTGCAAAAGGGGAAGCTCACCTTCATCAGCGTCGGCAGTAAGTTCAAGACGCAGCTCGGCGAACTTATGGACAAGTTAAAAAGCAAT ggaaCAAATTTCATAAGATGCATCAAGCCGAATAGCGATATGGTGGCGCATCAGTTCGACGGCAACAGCATTATGAATCAGTTACGCTGCTCGGGAATGACGTCGGTTCTGGAATTGATGGAGCACGGATATCCGAGTCGGGTGCCGTTCCACGAGCTTTACAACATGTACAAGTCGTACCTGCCACCGGAGCTCGCTAAGCTCGATCCAAGATTCTTCTGCGAGGCGCTGCTGCACAGCTTAAAGCTGAACCAGAAGGACTTCAAATTCGGCATCACCCGAGTCTTCTTCAAGCCGGGCAAGTTTGCGGAGTTTGACCGGATTATGAGGTCCGATCCGGAAAATCTGCGCAAGCTGGTCGCCAACGTGAAGAAGTGGTTGCTGAAGTCGCGCTGGAACAAGCTGCAGTTCTGCGCGTTGTCGGTGATCAAACTGAAGAACAAGATCATCTATCGCCGGCAGCATTTGATCGTCTTGCAAAAAACGGCGAGAATGTACATCGCGAAGAAGCAGCATCGGCCGCGTATCCGCGGTATCATGAAGATTAAAAATCTGCGGAAGCAGCTAACGCGAATGGAGGAGACCGCGAGTCAATTGAAGAATCGAGAGCGATCGACGCAGGACATGAAGAGGCTCGACGACGATCTAGAGGCGGCTATACGCAAGATCAAAAACAATCCGAGGATCGCGCCGACGGAGATCGACGGTCTCTACACGTCTTTAGTGAATCAGGTGAACAAGCAAATGGCCTCTCTTCAAGATATGGTGAAGCAGCAAAAAGTCGCCGAGGAACAGGCGAGATTGAGGAAGATTCAGCAAGAGCTCGAGCTGGAGAAGAAACgaaaggaggaagaggaacgtaggaagagagaggaggaggtgAACAGGCGGAAAAAGTTGGATATGGAAGCCAGGAGAAAGATCGAGGAAGAGCAAAGGAGGAAACAGGAGGAGGAGGATCAGAAGACCGCGGCTGCTCTCCAG GCCCAATTGGAGAAGGAAGCCATGGAAGAAAGTCGGTATCGAGAATTACTGGAGCAAGAAAGAAGAGACCACGAATTGGCGGTTAGGCTTGCTCAAGAATCGAATGGACAAGTCGAGGATTCTCCGCCGCCTATACGAAG TGGCTCCGACGTACGAGCACCTATGAACAACAACAGGCTAATAAG ATCGGAGCAGGTGCGTAACCAGCAGGCGGCTATGAGCAACAAGAAGTACGACTTGTCCAAGTGGAAGTACTCGGAGCTGCGGGATGCAATCAATACGTCCTGCGACATCGAGCTACTTGAG GCCTGTCGTCACGAGTTTCATCGCAGACTGAAAGTTTATCACGCCTGGAAGGCGAGAAACCGCAGGAGAACCATCATGGACGAGAACGAGAGAGCGCCGAAGTCCATCATGGAAGAGG CTGCGAAAACACCGAGGACACCGTTGAAGCAACAGATAGTCGAGTCGTCCCAGAGATACTTCCGAATCCCCTTCGTCCGTTCCTCCGCGGCCGGGCAGCAGGAGAACCCGCACGGCGGCGGCAAGCGGGGCTGGTGGTACGCGCACTTTGACGGGCAATACGTGGCGCGGCAAATGGAGCTTCATCCCGATAAACCGCCGATACTCCTCGTGGCAG GTATTGACGATATGCAGATGTGCGAGTTGAGCCTGGACGAGACCGGATTAACGAGGAAACGCGGTGCCGAAGTTCTGGAACACGAATTCAACCGCGAATGGGAAAAGTACGGCGGTAAACCATACGTGGCGCCGTGCGATCGCAAAAAGTGA
- the LOC139821707 gene encoding fatty-acid amide hydrolase 2-like isoform X1, which yields MTILNKAMLLTIRYVFCVINAIYEIFRRILLFIYKKPPSIPPITHSIYMLSATTLAKKIRQREITSYEVVQAYVTRIKEVDPFLNAVVDNRFLDAIIEAKTCDQQLKEGKFDVETLEKEKPLYGVPITIKESCALKGCSHTGCTLPLKGVKADRDAMVVEMLRNAGAIPLCVTNTPEMCGGFDSTNLLFGRTCNPYDTRYSAGGSSGGEGALLGAGASVIGLGSDMAGSIRVPSFLNGVFGHKPTPGLIPIDGHFPYTDDEYFQKFTTFGPMTRYAEDLGLLMRVMTLKCNRDLRLDVPVDLRQIKIYYRQSLDRSLGVLPMTPEIEKCVLRAANHFARYDVCAEKLPIEWPVTIIEIVLAGFMNMKPPQMLIDTNNLKHQKNVSVELLKALFGLSQHTKQMIFFNLLIETHFPFTDSEISHYTKQGEEIRQNLLNLLGDNGVFIYPTFRNPVLPQFILCEILSTSSCGFFNIVGFPAAHVPMGLNHEGMPIGVQVIAAPYQDRLCLAVAKELEMAFGGWVPPSVSISD from the exons GCAATGTTGTTGACAATACGTTATGTGTTCTGCGTCATAAATGccatatatgaaatatttcgtcggatcttgttatttatttacaagaaaCCGCCAAGTATACCACCGATTACTCACTCCATATATATGTTAAGTGCCACGACACTCGCTAAGAAGATCAGACAGAGAGAG attacGAGCTACGAAGTGGTGCAAGCATATGTAACGCGCATCAAGGAAGTAGATCCTTTTTTAAACGCTGTCGTCGACAATCGATTTCTCGACGCGATAATCGAGGCGAAAACCTGCGACCAACAATTGAAAGAGGGCAAATTCGATGTCGAGACtttagaaaaggaaaagcCGCTCTATGGCGTTCCAATTACCATCAAAGAAAGTTGTGCTTTAAAAG GTTGCAGCCACACAGGTTGCACTTTGCCTCTCAAAGGGGTGAAGGCGGACCGCGATGCTATGGTCGTCGAGATGCTCCGAAATGCCGGCGCGATACCGCTGTGCGTCACGAACACGCCGGAGATGTGCGGCGGGTTCGACAGCACGAATCTGCTTTTCGGCCGCACTTGTAATCCTTACGATACTAGATATTCCGCCGGTGGTTCGTCCGGTGGAGAA GGTGCGCTGCTCGGGGCAGGTGCTTCTGTGATCGGACTTGGTTCGGACATGGCTGGCTCTATAAGAGTACCGTCTTTCTTGAATGGCGTTTTTGGACACAAACCCACACCTG GACTTATTCCGATCGATGGACACTTCCCATACACCGATGacgaatattttcaaaagttcaCGACCTTCGGCCCGATGACTAGATACGCCGAGGATCTCGGCCTGCTTATGAGAGTAATGACATTGAAATGCAATCGCGACCTGCGTCTAGATGTGCCGGTGGACTTGAGGCAAATAAAGATTTACTATCGACAAAGTTTGGACAGGTCCCTCGGCGTTTTGCCGATGACGCCGGAAATTGAGAAGTGCGTTCTGAGAGCCGCTAATCATTTCGCGCGGTATGACGTCTGCGCGGAGAAG TTACCAATAGAGTGGCCAGTGACAATCATCGAAATTGTGCTAGCGGGGTTCATGAATATGAAGCCCCCTCAAATGCTGATAGACACGAACAATCTCAAG CACCAGAAAAACGTATCGGTCGAGTTGCTGAAAGCTCTGTTCGGCCTGTCGCAACACACGAAGCAGATGATTTTCTTCAATCTACTGATTGAGACGCATTTCCCATTCACGGATTCAGAAATATCGCATTACACGAAGCAGGGAGAGGAGATTCGACAGAACCTGCTG AACCTGTTGGGGGACAACGGAGTATTTATTTACCCCACCTTCCGAAACCCGGTTCTTccacaatttatattatgcgAAATACTGTCCACTTCGAGCTGCGGTTTCTTCAATATTGTCGGCTTTCCCGCGGCGCACGTGCCGATGGGACTTAATCACGAGGGGATGCCCATAGGCGTTCAG GTCATAGCCGCGCCTTATCAAGACCGTCTCTGCCTGGCGGTTGCGAAAGAGCTGGAGATGGCCTTCGGTGGGTGGGTACCACCATCAGTATCGATAAGTGATTAA
- the LOC139821707 gene encoding fatty-acid amide hydrolase 2-like isoform X2 encodes MLLTIRYVFCVINAIYEIFRRILLFIYKKPPSIPPITHSIYMLSATTLAKKIRQREITSYEVVQAYVTRIKEVDPFLNAVVDNRFLDAIIEAKTCDQQLKEGKFDVETLEKEKPLYGVPITIKESCALKGCSHTGCTLPLKGVKADRDAMVVEMLRNAGAIPLCVTNTPEMCGGFDSTNLLFGRTCNPYDTRYSAGGSSGGEGALLGAGASVIGLGSDMAGSIRVPSFLNGVFGHKPTPGLIPIDGHFPYTDDEYFQKFTTFGPMTRYAEDLGLLMRVMTLKCNRDLRLDVPVDLRQIKIYYRQSLDRSLGVLPMTPEIEKCVLRAANHFARYDVCAEKLPIEWPVTIIEIVLAGFMNMKPPQMLIDTNNLKHQKNVSVELLKALFGLSQHTKQMIFFNLLIETHFPFTDSEISHYTKQGEEIRQNLLNLLGDNGVFIYPTFRNPVLPQFILCEILSTSSCGFFNIVGFPAAHVPMGLNHEGMPIGVQVIAAPYQDRLCLAVAKELEMAFGGWVPPSVSISD; translated from the exons ATGTTGTTGACAATACGTTATGTGTTCTGCGTCATAAATGccatatatgaaatatttcgtcggatcttgttatttatttacaagaaaCCGCCAAGTATACCACCGATTACTCACTCCATATATATGTTAAGTGCCACGACACTCGCTAAGAAGATCAGACAGAGAGAG attacGAGCTACGAAGTGGTGCAAGCATATGTAACGCGCATCAAGGAAGTAGATCCTTTTTTAAACGCTGTCGTCGACAATCGATTTCTCGACGCGATAATCGAGGCGAAAACCTGCGACCAACAATTGAAAGAGGGCAAATTCGATGTCGAGACtttagaaaaggaaaagcCGCTCTATGGCGTTCCAATTACCATCAAAGAAAGTTGTGCTTTAAAAG GTTGCAGCCACACAGGTTGCACTTTGCCTCTCAAAGGGGTGAAGGCGGACCGCGATGCTATGGTCGTCGAGATGCTCCGAAATGCCGGCGCGATACCGCTGTGCGTCACGAACACGCCGGAGATGTGCGGCGGGTTCGACAGCACGAATCTGCTTTTCGGCCGCACTTGTAATCCTTACGATACTAGATATTCCGCCGGTGGTTCGTCCGGTGGAGAA GGTGCGCTGCTCGGGGCAGGTGCTTCTGTGATCGGACTTGGTTCGGACATGGCTGGCTCTATAAGAGTACCGTCTTTCTTGAATGGCGTTTTTGGACACAAACCCACACCTG GACTTATTCCGATCGATGGACACTTCCCATACACCGATGacgaatattttcaaaagttcaCGACCTTCGGCCCGATGACTAGATACGCCGAGGATCTCGGCCTGCTTATGAGAGTAATGACATTGAAATGCAATCGCGACCTGCGTCTAGATGTGCCGGTGGACTTGAGGCAAATAAAGATTTACTATCGACAAAGTTTGGACAGGTCCCTCGGCGTTTTGCCGATGACGCCGGAAATTGAGAAGTGCGTTCTGAGAGCCGCTAATCATTTCGCGCGGTATGACGTCTGCGCGGAGAAG TTACCAATAGAGTGGCCAGTGACAATCATCGAAATTGTGCTAGCGGGGTTCATGAATATGAAGCCCCCTCAAATGCTGATAGACACGAACAATCTCAAG CACCAGAAAAACGTATCGGTCGAGTTGCTGAAAGCTCTGTTCGGCCTGTCGCAACACACGAAGCAGATGATTTTCTTCAATCTACTGATTGAGACGCATTTCCCATTCACGGATTCAGAAATATCGCATTACACGAAGCAGGGAGAGGAGATTCGACAGAACCTGCTG AACCTGTTGGGGGACAACGGAGTATTTATTTACCCCACCTTCCGAAACCCGGTTCTTccacaatttatattatgcgAAATACTGTCCACTTCGAGCTGCGGTTTCTTCAATATTGTCGGCTTTCCCGCGGCGCACGTGCCGATGGGACTTAATCACGAGGGGATGCCCATAGGCGTTCAG GTCATAGCCGCGCCTTATCAAGACCGTCTCTGCCTGGCGGTTGCGAAAGAGCTGGAGATGGCCTTCGGTGGGTGGGTACCACCATCAGTATCGATAAGTGATTAA
- the Jar gene encoding myosin heavy chain 95F isoform X1: protein MTHGSRIHHFVFTALARSHRSLSLRISTVKLGMENQQVWVRDPQEGFIIGKFTDMVDGDALIVPLDPKYPQRTCPLDEVHPAGEYTKDVEDNCALMYLNEATLLNNIRTRYFKDRIYTYVANILIAVNPYYEVKDLYSPRTIKSYQGKSLGETPPHVFAIGDKAFRDMKVLKQSQSIIVSGESGAGKTESTKYLLRYLCDLWGSTAGPIEQRILDATPVLEAFGNAKTKRNNNSSRFGKFMEVHFDAKCQVVGGYISHYLLEKSRVCLQSPDERNYHVFYMMCAGAPADLRAKLGITKPDDFYYLRNGCTQYFCNARSEKRLNEAQKSREQIQKGSLHDPILDDVEGFNAIDQAFTRLGLTDAERMEIYTMVAAVLHLGNITFEDNPEDTKGGCRITADSGKAVTISAKLLGVDPEELRQALVSKVMQTSRGGIKGTVIMVPLKVYEANNARDALSKAIYSKLFDHIVARINKSIPFKASSYYIGVLDIAGFEYFKVNSFEQFCINYCNEKLQQFFNERILKYEQELYARESLNVPKISYVDNQDCIDLIESKNTGIFSLLDEESKLPTHSFAHFTNEVHRAWSGHFRITLPRTSRLKAHRELRDDEGFVIRHYAGGVCYQTNQFIEKNNDALHASLEGLIQESGNKFLRTQFANHSLQKGKLTFISVGSKFKTQLGELMDKLKSNGTNFIRCIKPNSDMVAHQFDGNSIMNQLRCSGMTSVLELMEHGYPSRVPFHELYNMYKSYLPPELAKLDPRFFCEALLHSLKLNQKDFKFGITRVFFKPGKFAEFDRIMRSDPENLRKLVANVKKWLLKSRWNKLQFCALSVIKLKNKIIYRRQHLIVLQKTARMYIAKKQHRPRIRGIMKIKNLRKQLTRMEETASQLKNRERSTQDMKRLDDDLEAAIRKIKNNPRIAPTEIDGLYTSLVNQVNKQMASLQDMVKQQKVAEEQARLRKIQQELELEKKRKEEEERRKREEEVNRRKKLDMEARRKIEEEQRRKQEEEDQKTAAALQAQLEKEAMEESRYRELLEQERRDHELAVRLAQESNGQVEDSPPPIRSGSDVRAPMNNNRLIRSEQVRNQQAAMSNKKYDLSKWKYSELRDAINTSCDIELLEACRHEFHRRLKVYHAWKARNRRRTIMDENERAPKSIMEEAAKTPRTPLKQQIVESSQRYFRIPFVRSSAAGQQENPHGGGKRGWWYAHFDGQYVARQMELHPDKPPILLVAGIDDMQMCELSLDETGLTRKRGAEVLEHEFNREWEKYGGKPYVAPCDRKK, encoded by the exons ATGACACACGGATCACGGATTCATCATTTTGTCTTTACAGCACTAGCTCGCTCGCATCGATCGCTCTCGTTGCGAATTTCAAC AGTGAAGCTCGGGATGGAGAACCAACAGGTGTGGGTCCGTGACCCCCAGGAGGGTTTCATAATCGGGAAATTCACGGACATGGTGGACGGGGACGCCCTGATCGTGCCCCTCGACCCGAAATATCCGCAACGCACCTGTCCGCTGGACGAAGTACATCCTGCCGGCGAATATACCAAAGATGTCGAGGacaatt GTGCCCTGATGTACCTGAACGAGGCCACGCTGCTGAATAATATTCGCACTCGCTACTTCAAGGACAGGATATAC ACTTACGTCGCCAACATTCTGATAGCCGTGAACCCGTATTACGAGGTAAAGGATCTCTACTCGCCGAGGACCATCAAGTCTTATCAGGGAAAGTCCTTGGGTGAAACGCCACCGCACGTCTTCGCCATCG GCGACAAAGCATTCAGAGACATGAAAGTGCTGAAACAATCTCAGAGCATTATCGTATCCGGCGAATCGGGAGCGGGTAAGACCGAGTCGACCAAGTATCTCCTGCGGTACCTCTGCGATCTCTGGGGCTCGACGGCCGGCCCGATCGAACAAAGGATTCTCGATG CGACTCCGGTGTTGGAAGCGTTCGGCAACGCGAAGACAAAGCGCAACAATAACAGTTCGCGTTTCGGCAAGTTCATGGAGGTGCACTTCGACGCCAAGTGCCAGGTGGTCGGCGGGTACATCTCCCACTACTTGCTGGAGAAGTCCAGGGTGTGCCTGCAGAGCCCGGACGAGCGGAACTACCACGTGTTCTACATGATGTGCGCTGGCGCGCCGGCCGATCTGCGCGCGAAATTGGGGATCACCAAGCCGGACGACTTTTATTATCTAAGGAATGGCTGCACCCAATATTTCTGCAACGCGAGATCGGAGAAACGATTGAACGAGGCGCAAAAGAGTCGCGAGCAGATACAGAAGGGCAGCCTCCACGATCCCATTTTGGACGATGTTGAAGGATTCAACGCTATCGATCAG GCGTTTACCCGACTCGGTTTAACGGATGCCGAACGCATGGAGATTTACACGATGGTGGCCGCGGTGCTTCATCTCGGCAACATCACGTTCGAGGACAATCCGGAGGACACGAAGGGCGGCTGCAGAATAACCGCCGACTCCGGAAAAGCGGTGACGATATCCGCAAAGTTACTGGGGGTGGATCCCGAGGAGCTGCGACAAGCTCTGGTCTCGAAAGTGATGCAAACCAGTCGGGGTGGCATTAAAGGAACGGTCATTAT GGTGCCCTTGAAGGTTTACGAAGCCAATAACGCTAGGGACGCCTTGAGCAAGGCTATTTATAGCAAACTGTTTGATCACATTGTCGCGCGGATCAACAAGAGCATACCTTTCAAGGCCTCGAGTTACTACATCGGTGTGTTAGATATCGCAGGATTCG AATACTTTAAGGTCAACAGTTTCGAGCAGTTCTGCATAAACTACTGCAACGAGAAGCTTCAGCAGTTTTTCAACGAGCGGATCTTGAAGTACGAGCAGGAGCTTTACGCCCGAGAGTCCTTGAACGTCCCGAAAATCTCCTACGTCGACAATCAGGATTGCATCG ATTTAATCGAATCGAAGAATACGGGTATCTTCAGCCTGCTGGACGAGGAATCGAAACTGCCGACTCACAGTTTTGCGCATTTCACCAACGAGGTTCATCGCGCATGGAGCGGTCATTTCCGCATCACTTTACCGCGAACGTCACGATTGAAGGCTCATCGAGAATTACGAGACGACGAGGGCTTCGTGATTCGCCATTACGCCGGTGGTGTTTGCTATCAAACG AATCAGTTCATTGAAAAGAACAACGATGCGTTGCACGCCTCTCTGGAAGGGCTCATTCAGGAAAGCGGTAATAAATTCCTCAGGACGCAGTTCGCCAATCATTCGTTGCAAAAGGGGAAGCTCACCTTCATCAGCGTCGGCAGTAAGTTCAAGACGCAGCTCGGCGAACTTATGGACAAGTTAAAAAGCAAT ggaaCAAATTTCATAAGATGCATCAAGCCGAATAGCGATATGGTGGCGCATCAGTTCGACGGCAACAGCATTATGAATCAGTTACGCTGCTCGGGAATGACGTCGGTTCTGGAATTGATGGAGCACGGATATCCGAGTCGGGTGCCGTTCCACGAGCTTTACAACATGTACAAGTCGTACCTGCCACCGGAGCTCGCTAAGCTCGATCCAAGATTCTTCTGCGAGGCGCTGCTGCACAGCTTAAAGCTGAACCAGAAGGACTTCAAATTCGGCATCACCCGAGTCTTCTTCAAGCCGGGCAAGTTTGCGGAGTTTGACCGGATTATGAGGTCCGATCCGGAAAATCTGCGCAAGCTGGTCGCCAACGTGAAGAAGTGGTTGCTGAAGTCGCGCTGGAACAAGCTGCAGTTCTGCGCGTTGTCGGTGATCAAACTGAAGAACAAGATCATCTATCGCCGGCAGCATTTGATCGTCTTGCAAAAAACGGCGAGAATGTACATCGCGAAGAAGCAGCATCGGCCGCGTATCCGCGGTATCATGAAGATTAAAAATCTGCGGAAGCAGCTAACGCGAATGGAGGAGACCGCGAGTCAATTGAAGAATCGAGAGCGATCGACGCAGGACATGAAGAGGCTCGACGACGATCTAGAGGCGGCTATACGCAAGATCAAAAACAATCCGAGGATCGCGCCGACGGAGATCGACGGTCTCTACACGTCTTTAGTGAATCAGGTGAACAAGCAAATGGCCTCTCTTCAAGATATGGTGAAGCAGCAAAAAGTCGCCGAGGAACAGGCGAGATTGAGGAAGATTCAGCAAGAGCTCGAGCTGGAGAAGAAACgaaaggaggaagaggaacgtaggaagagagaggaggaggtgAACAGGCGGAAAAAGTTGGATATGGAAGCCAGGAGAAAGATCGAGGAAGAGCAAAGGAGGAAACAGGAGGAGGAGGATCAGAAGACCGCGGCTGCTCTCCAG GCCCAATTGGAGAAGGAAGCCATGGAAGAAAGTCGGTATCGAGAATTACTGGAGCAAGAAAGAAGAGACCACGAATTGGCGGTTAGGCTTGCTCAAGAATCGAATGGACAAGTCGAGGATTCTCCGCCGCCTATACGAAG TGGCTCCGACGTACGAGCACCTATGAACAACAACAGGCTAATAAG ATCGGAGCAGGTGCGTAACCAGCAGGCGGCTATGAGCAACAAGAAGTACGACTTGTCCAAGTGGAAGTACTCGGAGCTGCGGGATGCAATCAATACGTCCTGCGACATCGAGCTACTTGAG GCCTGTCGTCACGAGTTTCATCGCAGACTGAAAGTTTATCACGCCTGGAAGGCGAGAAACCGCAGGAGAACCATCATGGACGAGAACGAGAGAGCGCCGAAGTCCATCATGGAAGAGG CTGCGAAAACACCGAGGACACCGTTGAAGCAACAGATAGTCGAGTCGTCCCAGAGATACTTCCGAATCCCCTTCGTCCGTTCCTCCGCGGCCGGGCAGCAGGAGAACCCGCACGGCGGCGGCAAGCGGGGCTGGTGGTACGCGCACTTTGACGGGCAATACGTGGCGCGGCAAATGGAGCTTCATCCCGATAAACCGCCGATACTCCTCGTGGCAG GTATTGACGATATGCAGATGTGCGAGTTGAGCCTGGACGAGACCGGATTAACGAGGAAACGCGGTGCCGAAGTTCTGGAACACGAATTCAACCGCGAATGGGAAAAGTACGGCGGTAAACCATACGTGGCGCCGTGCGATCGCAAAAAGTGA